One window of Armatimonadota bacterium genomic DNA carries:
- a CDS encoding DUF5317 domain-containing protein yields the protein MLFDAVLAAIVVALVAGGRLSRLAGLELRWTWVFVAAFALQFAIKLLGIRGWQPMAAAAPALHVFSYLLLFAALAANRRLWSLCFVALGVALNFTAIVANAGAMPVRSDLVRAAGQQRLLAAVEVGRFPTHRLLDEHTRLPWLADRYFLPPLPTRFPRSCVFSPGDVFITLGAVLLVLRGMGAFGWGQEGKEAGSSK from the coding sequence ATGCTATTTGACGCGGTGCTGGCGGCGATCGTCGTCGCCCTCGTTGCCGGTGGGCGCCTGTCGCGGCTGGCGGGGCTCGAGCTGCGCTGGACGTGGGTCTTCGTGGCGGCGTTCGCCCTGCAGTTCGCCATCAAGCTCCTCGGCATTCGCGGCTGGCAACCGATGGCGGCTGCCGCCCCGGCGCTGCACGTGTTCTCCTACCTGCTGCTGTTTGCGGCGCTGGCGGCCAACCGCCGCCTGTGGTCGCTGTGCTTCGTGGCGCTGGGGGTGGCCCTGAACTTCACGGCCATTGTCGCCAACGCCGGGGCGATGCCGGTGCGGTCCGATCTCGTCCGCGCCGCCGGCCAGCAGCGGCTGCTGGCGGCGGTCGAGGTCGGCCGTTTCCCCACCCACCGTCTGCTCGACGAACACACCCGGCTGCCCTGGCTCGCCGACCGCTATTTCCTGCCCCCGCTGCCGACGCGCTTCCCGCGCTCGTGCGTGTTCAGCCCCGGCGACGTCTTCATCACCCTGGGCGCGGTGCTGCTCGTTCTGCGCGGCATGGGCGCCTTCGGGTGGGGGCAGGAGGGGAAGGAAGCAGGGAGCAGCAAGTAG